A stretch of DNA from Cannabis sativa cultivar Pink pepper isolate KNU-18-1 chromosome X, ASM2916894v1, whole genome shotgun sequence:
aataatacattCATTATTGATGTGATGATCATCTTCTCTCTGTGACTTGCAGATGTTGATAAACCAACAAAAGGTTCACAGACCAAGTTGGGTTCGGCTGGTCTCGCATTGCATTATGCAAATATTATTACGCAAATCGATACTCTTGTAAGATTTTGTCTATCCATTTGTATATTTTAGTTTGCTGACATATTACGTTACTCATGTTTAGGCATCATCAAATTCagagcaagaaaaaaaaaattgaggatTTTTTGCTACAATCTTGCCATAACAATGTTTTCCTggcaatttgaattttttatttacaataaaaCTACAACCATCATAGTATTGGAAAGATGATTGTATcctctttcaaaattttggaACTCTGTTCTGTTTTTGTGGTCATCTTATTAATATCTCGATTTCATTTCTTATCATTACTTATATCTTTCTATAAATTTCATTATTAGAATGTGGGGGTGTCATTTTTCTTAATAGTACACTGAAAAGTAATTTTACGGATTCAATGCTAAGTTGTTTTCGAGCGAATGAAATATGATGCTTTATGACATAAACTCATGGTAGCTTCTATACATTAACAGGTGTCACGGTCAAGTTCTGTGCCTCCTAATACAAGGGATGCCTTATATCAAGGGCTTCCACCTAGTATAAAGTCGGCATTGCGTTCAAAGTTACTCTCATTTCAGGTCAAGGAAGAGGTAACTTTATTTTCTTCCAAAATGAACTTGTTTTTCGCTGAAATATGATTGTTTGTAACGGTCCTTGTACTTAGAAATTCGGTGATGGGATGAATTGTCTTAGTCATAATCTTTCCACATGCATTTTCTTGCAGCTTACAATCCCTCAAATCAAATGTGAAATGGAGAAAACATTGCGTTGGCTTGTCCCCATTGCAAATAATACAACCAAGTAAAGCTTCATTCTATTTTTTGGAGTAAATTTTTGTTTGGGTTGATGATGTCTGGTACCCCCATTTCATAATTTGCTTTATCACTTTATATTCACCGCAAAAGAACTCATATTTTAATATCCAAGAGAAGGTGACAAAGTAATTAAATTGTTTTGATTTGTCTTTTCAGTATAATTGTTTAAAAGTTAACCTGTGAGCATTTCTATTGCAATTTTATCGAAATAGGGCTCATCATGGCTTCGGTTGGGTGGGAGAATGGGCAAACACAGGGTAAGCTTTCATACAATTTCTGTCCTATAATTGTTTTGTTGTACTTTCCAAGCTAATCCGATTTAATTTCTTTAGGTCCGATGTAAACCGAAAACCTGCTGGTCAGACTGACTTGTTAAGGATTGAGACTCTACATCATGCAGATAAGGAGAAAACCGAAGCATATATTCTTGATTTGGTGGTATGGCTTCACCATTTGGTCAGCCAAGCAAGGGCTGCAAATGGTGGCATTAGGTCTCCTGTGAAATCTCCGATACGTTCTCCAAACCAGAAAACGATTCACTTCTCTTCGGGCAAGCCCAACTGTCCATCGCCTTTGTTGACTGTCGAGGATCAAGAGATGCTTCGGGATGTGAGTAAAAGAAAACTGACACCCGGGATAAGCAAGAGTCAAGAATTCGACACAGCAAGGACGAGGTTAAGCAAACACCATAGACTGAGTAAGAGTAGTAATCACTCTCCAACAAATGAAAGTAGAAGAGATCCATTCCCCATTAGAAGACCGTCCTCCGTTCCAGTCATCGACTTTGACTTAGACAGGATCAAAGCACTAGACCTCATCGATCGAGTTGACACAATTCGAAACAATTAGGTGAAAACAATGATAGGCCGAAGGATTCTCATCTCCGGCTACGTTCGAAACAGACCCATCTCGGCATTTGTCATTGTCAAGTTGTGAGCAGCGGGTGCCTTTGGATTTCGGACGCCACGGTCGGATATTTTATGCGtgaattagtaaaaaaaaaagagagaaaaagaaaaagagatagGTGAGTGGATAGTGGTTGCTGTGTTTTTGAATGTGGAAATTTAGGGGTGAGAAGTAACATATGGTTCGAGGGAAATTTAATTGCTTGTAGAGATGGAAAAATGAACAGATAATGTGAGTTGGGTTTTTATAGTTTTCCTTTGTTCTATGTGTACAGAGTAaattaactaataattaaatgtcaaatgtccttttttttttactttggtCTTGCCtatgttttttcttttcatgtcaAGTTTTGTTTAGCTGTAGCACTTGACCATAGTATGACCAGGTTGACAATTGTTGGAATTGGCAGAGTTTTTAGATTTTTTGAATTGAGCAAGATTGGCCATAGGATTGTTGAGATCAATCAATGATGTGGATTGATTTAGCTCAAGGCGCATCTCATGATTTTGAAACATGTATTGGACTTCTTGGAGACTCAGTTAATCTCTTGATGTGAGATTGACAACTATTGGTTCGTATTTGTTTCCAACACCAGCAAGGATGTATAGAATCAATTGATCTTCTGAGACTGGATTTCTAGCCGCACGTAAGCTATCGACAAAGCTTTTCGTCTTGAGCTCGTATTTGTCAATGGTCATAGAGCTTTTTTTGGTGTTCTGTAACATGGACATCAGATGGATCATACGTGCTTTGGATCTGGTGTTGAACAGTTGCTCAAGAATTGTCCGAATTTCAATGGAGGACTAAGAGTTGACAACATGCCTAATCATTGATTCAGAAATGAGGATAGTAACCAAGAAATGAGAAATTGATCTAATCGCATTCAATGAATGAAGTATGGATTACGTACCATATGTTGTgattttataccctaaataaaactcattttcaatctaatctgatttgttatcaataaaagattataagtcatttatgtttacatgtaatttttatgtttatggtttaatgtgtacaaaatctgtGAAGTTctaaacatatagttattcacaattacagtgatgtcaacacagtagaatgtaattgtgattatatgtttcaaaagATAATTGTGATtaaaacattggcaaagtatgttagtttcagatgtatggagtatacattgaaccgggaccgatattgatcttagtaaagatattataatcgtaccgttgtatctttctaaatCAATATcattggttgatcttagatcaaaagatctttatcctgacatgcttaggttcaatatCAGGAGTACTActtatgttctttgatttgttagttaagcctactttttggtcagggtgatacgtacatttcgggaacatgatagtacaattgagtgggagcgctaaatatagatatggaatctatagcttctatctggacatagaagtgaaacgatgatttctttcaagcttggcttaatagagataaattgaagagctcttgtttcagtgattatattagctcactgaaatatcatttatagaaaactaagtgttttaaggataaaatacattgaggagtgaaacggtaaatttatccctactcggcgtaaatcatctatagaggatctttgattattgggattagaaagatggttaaatatttatagcgtatttatatcgtggaacatatagagcgttctatatgactgagagtgcaatttcaagttctatggtggatgcaataaagaattaataagttaggaaattcacttggtaaattctagatctgcttattggaagctcgattgtataggcccatggtccccatactaattgagaccatactgcttgtaagactcagttaattgattttaattaatcaattataattctaaaattagactgtctagtttaagaattttcactaagctatggcttaattgtgaagaaaagagattctaagtttttatatgttaattaagagactttattaagtctaattaataaatatgttaaatgacaattttattcgataattaattttaattattaagtaaatagttttggcatttaagtggttgaattgaaaaaaatgacatttttgagaaaataagataaattgttgaaaaatggcaaaattgcaaagtgaggccccacatcctatggccggccacttgaagggattttaccatttattttttcaatattttaatgccaaataattcaaacctaaacctaggtggctgcctataaatagatagtgatggcctcAAATCAAAAGATGATGAACATTCAAGCCTTCAGTCAAAATATTTGAGCCATCTATTCTATGCCATTTGAACcactcttctctctttctctcttcataatttcgaaccctatagtgatagagtaagtgcccacacacatcaagtggtactcaatcatagtgtgtaatgctgtgaagaatccagatttaagagaaggagattcaggcTCAAattttggtgatactctgctacagacaggatacaagggttagagatctgagtggaaggagccattataattccactgcacccactgtaaggtttctcaaactttatatgtgtttatttacattgttttagaaattcatatttaagatgttaaacaacatacatggtagtaaatctagatcctggtaaaacatattctaaCACCATATTGGTTGATCCTTTAGTTTTAGGAATTCGTGGAGCTGGTCTTGGAATTCGACAAAGATGTCTTCCAAATCGTGAGCTCTAATGGAAAATACCAAATTACCATAGTTGAGTGAACCAGTGTAACATATGGAACATGATTATCGAATTGAAGTGCTGATACCATGTAAAAATTGTTATGAGAACtggtttttttattaaaaaagtagcatttaatttttgatattaagaatattaagttttgaaataaaataaataaataaatgtaaggCATCTGGACTTTTTACGTGTCCATATTTATAAGTTAACGAAAGTGTTAGTAACTAGTAAcaggtgtaagagaattgtaacattgaACATTTTTACccttaaaaaaaagaaactaaggAAAAAAATTCATACGTGGGCTCTGCCCCAAAAATAAAACACCAAAACCTGTCACAAAagattaaaatagaaaaaatttatgTGAAAAATCCTATCATAAGCAAAcaaatcaaaacttttaaattcaaaatcaatggctataaaaatattttcatgtgTGAGAACAAAAATAATGTTCTCAGAGTacgttatatatataaaagattctaaaattttcaaaaaaaaactattttatacCTAATCCGTCCCACTTGACGTTTCTAAGTCTAATatgtaacttttataaaatacattatttaaaatagtattaacTTGATTGGAACATCATTCTTCGAGTGAACAATCAAATGAGTAATGTGCACCACAAATTATTACTCATGCAAAAAAGTGACACTAAACTAAAAAATGTTATGTCACTGTGTGTAATATGAAGTATAATTTATAGGTGCACATTTCATTACTCATTACTCAGGTCAAATCTAATTagacaataaattaataattaggtGGTGATTTGCAATCCAATAAGATTGCAAATTAGTGGTGAGTTAAAATGCCACAATTTTATtgacaaaaaatatatttaaaaaatttttattattatatacgaATAaagatatacatattttttaaatttgtcaTTCTATATATATCCTAGACTCTCAACTCCCACTATAGTATAGCACTACATATTAGAGCTAATATTATTGCTATAACAAAATGTAATGGAAATGacacatttttttacaaaaaaatactaCACACATTTATGTAACATTatcttcttcttttattttttattattttttttttataaattacactaaacatattatttatttatatattaaaacttttatcataaaattaaaactttgtAAGTAATATTACCTTATTTTTTTGACTTAGTAAAATCCATCTAACACGAAATTGTTTAGGgtgtaatattttagtataaaaagCTAGTGTGCACTTATCAATATGTAAAAATACTCTTTCTCCATATATCAAAGCAGTGTTGGCTACATGAGCATTGTTATTAATTATAGTGGTATCTAATATCTTTTATAAGTGACATCCTCTGATTAATTAgtcatatatttttaaaaattattttctcaaGTTATATAGAATccgatatttaattacactaataacaaTATGACACCAACAACGTTACCAAGGCCGGCCCTAACTTTTAGTgggccatagaaaaaaaaattattttgggcccttatttagaaaaaaatatggtatttttcaaaatcagtaaaaaaaatagtataattttaaaaggtaaatattttttttgggtcCAGGGAtaagtgggccctaggcacaagcctagcccgcctatgcccagggccgggcctGAACGTTACTAGACACCAATAATACATTTTAGCAATTCTATATATATTGTACATATTAATGCATTAAATGATTATTGTCTATATAAAGCATATCTCCAACCAacataaataagaaaaaacaaaaataaggaaagaaagaaagaaatagagaagacttaatatTAGAACAAGTAAGTACTTCTTCTggtttatatataaaaagaagaaTTGTAACATATGCTTGCGCATGGCTacaaaaaacaaagaaagagaaagaaagaaagaactgACATGTTTTTGCAGGTGTTAGGTATACATTAATATACTATGTCTTCATTATAAAAACAGacacaatatataaatatatattatatatatatttgcccAACTCAACACCAACAACAACTATAGTTACTACTTCACACACACTCACTACTACATATGGATTAGGATAATTAGGAATTGGGAATTGGAATTTGTGACATTTCATTAATTCAACACTAGAGAGTACTCTACtctaaatttcaagaaaaaacGTTTATGATTATGATATATGTTTTTGTGacccaatttttatatttataaaagctaggttaaaaaaatatatatcaatttaTAATAAGCAAGAAAGCTCTAGCTAAGGCTGGTAGGTTATTAGCTagctagggttttttttttggtttttttttttttttttgaacttttaTTATTGTTAAAGTCTAATGATCATCAATGGAATGAAGCGGAAATTGAAAGGGCATTCCGGTCATTTTTGGCACCGGGAAGATCAAGTTGTGCGGCGGGTGAAGGTAACATGGTTAGGGCTAGTATTCCACTGGCTGCGGCCGCAACTCCGCCCACTACGAATGCTGGCAAGTTACTTCCTCCGAATAGGGCATCCCATGGCCCGCTTAAAACCGACACTAACATCTgtattaacaataataataatagaaattaatattattagtaaTTAAATCACTAATTAATTATGTATGGAATTATattgtgtgaaaaaaaaaattgttagtaTTTGAGAAATATTTTATGAAAGTTAagtatttgagtttttttaaaaacattacTCATTAATAAATTAATGTTCTAGTTAATTACCTGTGGTACAACAATTGCAAGATTCAGTACTCCTAATGAAAGCcctgaaacaaaataaaataaaataaatattaattataaattaattaatatatatataggataataaaattcaatatgtattatatgtataaatatataagaaaattaagtatataaatatACCTTGGCCAGCACCAGAAGTGCTGGAAAATATGGAGGCCAATGCGAAAGGGATACTGTAAGTAACCTATacataaaaagaacaaaatattaatattaatgaataaattaatttaattaaatcaaatttatttatttattttatattattaaatgtcACTTTCATTTCAATTCTCAAATTTTGAGATtgacaatttattttatcttcatatcAAATTGATACCTAAGACGTTACGTACGAATATAGTAAAGAGGTGGACTTGAATCACGAGacttacataataataataataattaattaattaattaataatgaccAACAAAGaccaaatatttatttattattaaaaaaacagCTGACATTCTAATTTAAGTAAATAATCAAAATCAAGAAATTTATTACACGACTAACTatgacattaattaattaattaattaatttaaatgatattatataataattgttGACCATTTTTCAACATGCATCTTTCATTCAAACcttgttttattttatcttcttttggtaataaatatttattattttttcatgtgagtacaaaataattaaagttgTTTTTGACTAATAATTGAATCTCATTATCAATAAAAACGtggtttttatttaatttgcacTTTTAACTTTTCCTACAAACACTCATCACTCTCAAAGTGCCGAAATTTTCTCtttgaattaataaaaaaacacacacacttAAAAATAGGTAATTTCTAAGAACATgactaataattgaaaattaagtgtttttttaaataattataaaacattaaaaatagtattatttatttgagtGACTACAATACAGACACTTAAAAACAGGTAATTAGTGGGAAATtagattcttttttttatttatttataaatagttataattatcattttttctcttaattacaacaagaaaatagattattatttttttgctacaaaaaaaatatttagctgTTCATTAACTATATACATAATTTCTTTTACTTAAAATGGTTATAAAAATACACTtcataatatgtaattattagagtaaaataagtaatgaaaatagacttttttttggtttattttcacgttttaataattttattttatataaaaatatatacttttaataacattaattgtttttaattaatttcttcttatttatattcttaaaaaatatacatattaaaaaaataaataatattttaaattttataaaaaaaaattatatgagattttgttaaaaaataataaaaataaatattaaaatttaaaaaaaataatataaaaaattttaaaaaaatattaagaagcAAATTGCAAataaaagttacttttttttccttgaataattacacaaaaatatttattaaaagaatccaacttttttaaaaaatcaatacatgaaatattaataattacacataataatataattattaataataataattaaggacTTACCGCAAGAGGAATACCCAAAACAGCAAAGAGTGACAAAGCGCCAGCTTTAACAGCAGGAGGCGGAGCTAACGGCGTTTGAGGCAAGCCATCCCGACTATTCTCAGCCAACTTAGTAATTAACACCGTCATAACCAAACAAACGGCGAGTAAGAAATTAACCAAACCCCATAACCTCTTGGCCCCACCTAACACCCGAGCCAGTGGCTCAACCCCAAGAGACATCGCACCCAAAACCACCGAGTTCAGCATCAGACCCAGCGCCCCCGCTCGAACCCCAAGATCGTACTCTTTACCCTTCCCAACCTCACCTCCGTACACCTCTTTACCCATCCAATCAGTATCGAAAAGCAGAAACGGAAACCACGCGATCCAGTTCAAACTCGTAACCAGTAACAAAACCCACATCGGCTTCTTCAGCTCCTTGAAAGCCCCGACAATGTTGCTGAAAAACGGCGCCGACCTCTCCCCGTCTCCGCCGTCCACGGCGGCTCCGGCACCGGCCCCGCCGGGTTGTTCTTGAACCGAAATTAAGGCGATTACGGTGAGAGTTAGGAGGAGGATTATCGCGATGAAGAAACAGGTCTTGAGATTGGCGCAGTAGACGTCGCAGGCTAGGGTTTTGGAGAAGGGAACGATTTTGTAGAGACGAGTGTAGGAACCGGCGGCGAAGCCTAGGACGTTACCGACGGCCATGAAGAAGGAGAAGAGAGAGTTCGCCGTTCTCATTTTTTGCTGGCTGTTTCCGGAGAGATCCGCGAGTAATGCTCGGCATGGACCTTGGAGCATGTTATTAGCGACGTCGAGGATCCAGAATCCGACGACGAAAACAGCGATGGCGCGTGGCTTCACGCTCCTGTTGAGATCGTCTCCTGAAGCGTAGCCTAGATCGGCTGCGAATCCGATTAGGAAAACTGCGATTGCGACTAGGGCTGCTCCGGCGGCTATGAAAGGTCGGCGACGGCCGAATCTGGAGGTAGAGCGGTCGCTGTGGTAACCGACAATGGGCTGGACCAACATTCCGGAAA
This window harbors:
- the LOC115705246 gene encoding sucrose transport protein, which encodes MEVETTSTIASTRKPNNLLHVSDSGSGPDPGKAPFRKLIAVASIAAGIQFGWALQLSLLTPYVQLLGIPHTWAAFIWLCGPVSGMLVQPIVGYHSDRSTSRFGRRRPFIAAGAALVAIAVFLIGFAADLGYASGDDLNRSVKPRAIAVFVVGFWILDVANNMLQGPCRALLADLSGNSQQKMRTANSLFSFFMAVGNVLGFAAGSYTRLYKIVPFSKTLACDVYCANLKTCFFIAIILLLTLTVIALISVQEQPGGAGAGAAVDGGDGERSAPFFSNIVGAFKELKKPMWVLLLVTSLNWIAWFPFLLFDTDWMGKEVYGGEVGKGKEYDLGVRAGALGLMLNSVVLGAMSLGVEPLARVLGGAKRLWGLVNFLLAVCLVMTVLITKLAENSRDGLPQTPLAPPPAVKAGALSLFAVLGIPLAVTYSIPFALASIFSSTSGAGQGLSLGVLNLAIVVPQMLVSVLSGPWDALFGGSNLPAFVVGGVAAAASGILALTMLPSPAAQLDLPGAKNDRNALSISASFH